CAAAAACAACTGGCAGTGAAGGGGGTGGGCTTTTGCTTTCCCGTCCCTGTGTCCATAAGGGTGGGCTTGCTTTGCCCGTTAGTGTTTCAGTGTAAAAGCTTCTCTTTTTGGTTTATGTGCACAAAAGGCTTTTGCTTCACAGCTTAGCTAGATACGGGGCTGCAGACACTACCACACGGCAGCGCCCCAACCCATCCAAAAGCTCATCACAGCTTCTGGGACGTTTTAGGAGGGTCTTGAGGCTTTAAGGACTCGGCTCTCCCAAGCCTCGTCTGCCCCCCTCACATCCTTCATAGCAATCTCCAGGGCAGAGCAGGTCACACCCGTTCCTGTCTACCAGCCCATCTTGACACCACCAGGACAATGAAAGAAACCCTGTAACTCAAAGAGCTCCTCAGAGGAGCCTCCAGTGGACTGCCATCAACTCCCACACTTCCCTAGAGCACCATGCGTtctcaaaatgattttttttttttttaaacttaacaACACTAAGCTAAACATGGCTCTGCAGACCAGCTAGAGATCACAGACCGTGGCCTGGCAGCTGACCAGTACCATGAGACCAGAGTTTGGAAACCAGAGCTCCAGTGGCAGACGCAGCACAGCCTGGCTGGCCCCAGGGTTGGTGATCACTGCGGTGCCTTTCCTCCTCTCAAAACAGGCTCCAGGCACCAAAATAAGGACAAGTCCAGTTTAACACCCCCCAAGGCGATGTCAGCTGGCCCCAAATTTGGCCAGTATTACAGGGACTGGGGAAAGGACACAAACTCCCAATGGCCTCTCATTCCTCCTCAGCAAGGTCCAttcctcccaccccacctccGTGCAGCGGGGTCGGACTCGGGTACTGCAGGTCCACAGGGTGACTGAGGATGATACAAGCTCAGGACGAAGGAGCTGCCTGGGAAGGGTCATTAGGTCCAGCCAGGGCTCAGCACTGCCAGCGGGGACACGGCTCAACACTgactcttttctcttcccccgtCACAGCAGGCCTGGACCTGGACCTGGAGGTGCCACGGTGGAAATGCAGCTTTACAAGCAAACCACGGGGATCGAAGGATGGATGGAGCTGAAGGTCAGGGGCTTCCAGCAGCTGCATACCTCTGCAccctccagctcctctctccccaggacGCAAACTCCTCCTTTTGCAACACGTCCACCCGATGGGGAGATGTGCTCTGCAAAGCCCAGGGGACATTACAGCGCCGCTACCCCTCAGCACACACATCCCTGCTTCCCGCTCCCCAGTGCTGCTTCCCACAGCCTCTCCGCAGACACAGCGGCGCTGAGCCACCCCCCACTTCTTACATTGCTACAGAGCTCGTTTCACAGGACTGTGATGGGGACGGGGCTAAAGGTAAGTTTGCTGGCGACAAGGAAGGCTGTAACAGGACTAAACTGACCCGACCAGGTCCACGAACTGGTACAGAACAGGAAAGGATGGAGGCTGTCATTTCCCTAGGACACTAAACATTAATATTCACCAAGCACTTTGCATCTCCCACACGCTTTGCAGGTATGAGCCAGCAATCTTCACCACACTCCCGGGAGGTAGGTAGGTACCACAAGTGTTACCaccctcattttacagatgaggaaactgaggcaaagaggtgaagtgacttgcccaaggccacAGCGGAACGGGGGGGAGCAACCCCCAGGAATTCCTAGCTCACCAACCACACATTCAGCCCACGCCTCTCCTCTGTCGCAGGTTGTCCCTTCGAGAGGAGGAGAAAGCGGGATGAGTTTACAGGGTTTGCAAATCACTAGTTTTGTTTTGTAACAGCATATCTTTACAGAAGCGCAGGAGCCAATTTACTACGACTGTGGCTTGAAAGCCCTGAGCGCTTCCTGTTTGTGAGGTAGAATGAGTTACCTAAGGGCAGTCATAACTCATGCTGCGGCATCGGAAATATTTGTTCCTCTCCacctctgccccacagcaggaTAACATGGGAAAAAGCCGATCCCCACCCTTCCTGGTGTAAACACTGCCGGCATGGGGCTGACCTCGCCAGTGCAGCCGGGAGAGCCCACCGCGCCGAGGAGCCCCCAGCCCACACGCGACGCGCGTCCAGGAGAGGCTGAGCTGAGGTTCACATCAGCTGCTATTGCTGCCGGctcccagagctgctctgccgCAGCCCCCAGCCGGCGCCTGCTGAATTTACGGCAGGATTCGACAAAAGATGAATGAACTCACATCGCACCAACAACATCCTGCAACACACATTTGCCACGAGACTTGTCCGGGATGCGATGAGCCACGGCGGCAACCACGGGAGGGGGCTATCCCTTCAGCAGAGAGAAGAGTCCTCAAAGGTACCTTCCTGGGAGTTAAGGCAACAGCTTCATCACATCTTGTCTTGCTGGGATCCACACAGCCGCAGCGACGCCACTCTCTGGCATCCAGCGCTTCCAGCAACTGGCAGCCCTGGGAAACACCGTGCCAGCAGAGCACGATGTGCATGGCTGCCGGCGGCAGAGGAGAGCTGAGGAGAGGTCGGCACGCTCTCGATGGCCAACTGCAGGGCAGCAGAAGTTAGGCATGACTGTGCCATCACAATATATCTCCCAAGGAGCAGTTAACCCCGCAACACGAACCTGCTTCCCCTGCCCTCTCCAGGTCAGCGACTCCTCTGACAGCTCCCTCTCCTCACGCATCCACCTCTTTCCTTCCACGCAGCTGCCCCGCTGCTCGGGCTCTTCAGAGAGGTGGTGTCACCCCTTCATCTCCTCCTTCGGAGATGGGGTCTCAGGGCATGAGCGAGCAGCATGTCACAGGCATGGCAGAGAAACTGCCAGCCACGCTCCCAGCTCAGGCAGGGCTCCCAGCTCAGGCAGGGCTCCCAGAGACCAGCGGCACTGCCTGGGAACTGCCCTTGCGAGCGACAATCACCCTCCTACTCATTTACTGCCAGGTATCCCTCCTCATTTGCATGTGCACACTCACATGCTGCTTGCTCACCTCCCCTGCAACGGAGCAACGACTTCCAAGGCTGATTCTGTGACATGGACTTTGCTTATCTCCTTGCAATAGCAGCAGAACCCCAGTGATGCCCAGAATGAGTctgttattccttttttcttttttttttgtttttccttttctttgagtCCAGCACCATCCTGCTCTGGCTCTGTCCCTCTCTACTGAGGTCAGGTGTGAAAAATCTTAGCAGCATCAGTTTGTGGACAAGCTCAAACTGAGGGTTAGCCTAGTCAAGTGGGctaaaaggctaaaaaaaaaaaaatctagattcaAAACCTAGTGAGAAATGCTAAAAACACAGAACTCGATGGCCTCTAACAGGACCAGAGGTAAGTAAACACGACAGACTTCTTGGAAACAGTGATGTAGCTTACGTGCTGTTAATTTGTACAATGCCACCAATCTAAAAAGCCCTAGcaaggccaaaaaaaaatttaaaaaaatagaaaaggaggatTCCATCCATGATGCCTGaccattaaataaaataaatgacatttttttccacagcttctGTAATTAGCATTTGCTCCTTTGCTGGTCCTGCCCTGCCTCACCCCATCAGCTGTCCGTGTTTTTCTCCGCATCTTTGGAATGGATGATATACATGAAAGTCTGTTCGATGGTGAAGTCTGGGGGGAGGCTGCCTTTGTGCACGCCTATGTGCTTGCTCATGAGGTTGAGCGTGGAGCTGTAATGCCCGCACACAGTACAGCGGTACATGAGGGCTCCCGAGTGCGTCCGCAGGTGGCACTTAATGGTGGAGCGGCCGCGGAAGAACTTGTGGCACACCTTGCACTGGTAGGGCTTTTCTCCGGTGTGGATCCTTCTGTGGTAGTTGAATTCACTGGTGTGAGCAAACCGCTTCCCGCAGACCTTGCAGCTGTACTTGCTGTTGCCTGGCTGGTTTTGCAGCGCCAAGTCTTCGCTCAGGAACTCCTCCGGCAGCTTCCTCTTCTGCAGGCCCTGATGCTGGAGACGGTCTCGAAAGCTGGGTCGGATGTCCAGGCTGCCCCCGCACTTGTGCTGGCTGACGTGGTAACGATACGCCGCTTCCAGCTTGAAGCTCTGGCCACAGAAGTGGCAGCGGAAGAGAGCCTCCTCCATGTTCTGGTGAACGGCCAAGTGCTTCTCCAGGAGGTGCCGATCCACAAAGCTGTTGGCACAAACAGAGCAGGAGAAGACCGAGATCCCCAAGTGAGACAGGGTGTGCCACATCAGGCTGCAGAGACTGAGGTGCCTCTGGTCACACACACCGCACGTCTGGCTTTTCAAGTTCACGTGGTCCAGGATATGGTTGCGGACGGTGTGGAAATCTTTGGCCAAAGGCTTCCCGCAGGCAGCGCACGCCAGCTCTGAGCCAGGCCCTCCCCCAAACATGGTGATTTTCCCCGGCAGCGGGTCACTGGGGTGGACGATGATGTTGTTGTCAAAGACCCCTTCTCGTCGGTGGAGGGTCAGCTGCCACTGGGTGAAGAACTTGGTCTCGCACATGTcgcaagagaagagaaagatgcCGATGTGGGACAAAACATGAGTGACCCTGGAGTTCCGGTCCTGGAAGTGGGTTTCACAGACTTTGCAGTTCCCGGTGAGCAGATCAACGTGATCTCTTGCGTGCTGGCGGATCAGCTGGATGTTGGGCTCCAGGACCTTCTTGCACACCTGGCAGGGCATTGCCTTGCTATCCCGGCTGTCGTTCTCAAAAGCCAGCTCTTCTTCACTGTCATCACTCAGCTCAATAACTTCTTCTGATGGGCCCAGTTCTTCACTGGCATCTTCGAAATGCAGTTCGTCCTCGCCCAAATCCTCCAGCTGAAGCTCATCCATCTGCCCAAAACCTTGCTCTTTGGAGTGGTCACTGTTGCTGGGACAGGAGTTGCTCCCCGTGGAGATGTCCACAGAAGGATCAGCGGTAAAGAAGCCACCCTTGCCGTAGTCACCATTGCTCTGGACCTTGTACTGCTGGCAGGAGCTTGCGGTGGTTTGAACAACGATGTTCACACCgcccaggctgggctgggtcGCCATACCTGCGGCAGGAGCGAACTGCCCTTGATCCGATTCCTGTTCTGTCTTGGGAGGCTGCTGCGGATGCATCAGGGGAAGAGTCTGGCTGGCTTCACTCACGGTATTCCTGtcatcctctttgtagctgcctgCCACTTCCCCATGCAAGATGTAATTCCGTTCAGGGCCAAAATGTTCCCCGCCACTCCGGATTTCACCCAAAGAATGGCTCTGCTCCGAGGAGGTGCTGCTCAGAGGACCTGACCGGCCTTCGCTCATGGACAGGGAGGGTTGCTTTGTGATGGCTGAGCTCTCCAAGTCAGGGAAGGTTGAATGGCAGGCCTTCAGCAGATCTTCCATGCCCAGCCGCTCTGCCACCTCATAAATGACGCCAACATTGATAAGGTCTGTGAAGAGCTCCGAGGTGTACACAAAACTGAGGATCTTCTCAAAGTTGGCCGGCGTGATGAAATCCACTACATAGGTCCTAGCAGCATCCAGCCCCGtgttcagaaagaggttctggaAGTAGCCTGCAGCGCAGGCCAGAACAGCCTTATGTGCAGCAAAGGAGCGGGTGCCCACCAAAATGGTGACGTCGCACATGGTCTCGGAGAGCCTGCACTTGTTGAGTTCCTTCAGCAGGTTGTTGGGGTGATTGGTGCTGTGCAACTTGATCCTCATGCCCATCTTAGCAGCTGCTTAAGAGTCCCTCTCCTGGTCAGCTTCTTCTTCACGCATTCATCAGCTTCATGAGCAGGAGGTGCTTGGCATCCAGAAACTGGCAGGGCAAGGGGCTCTAGGGAGaggaaaatgcaaaaaatgttAATACCTTAACAACCAAAGAGACATCATTCTAGTCATATCTCAAATTTTCCACTTTCCTGACAAgcaacagagaagcagcagcatagcTGCTTAGATGGAGATTGACTAAAACCTATCTTGTAAGTTCAAAGACTGACTCTTTGGGAAGCGAAGGGAAAGACGCACAAAGGGAAAGgggcaaacagaaaaaataaagccatttacTCTGCCAGCGACAGCCTGAAGTTCCCACTTCTATCTGGGCACGGACAGAGGTCCCTCTGCCTCGCAGCTCCACTCAGTTCTGAAACTGAGCCCCAGCCGGTGCCTGTTACAGAGACATCCCTCCTCTCCCTGAGCCAGGGATAACACTCCTGTCTGGAGGGCTGAAATTCAGGCTCTACACACTGGTTGGCTTTGCCTCTGGGTCTCCTCCAGCCACCACCGCTTCATACCTTTGCTTCAGATTACTCCCATACCCACACGGTAACTTTCGGTTTCCAGGTGGGATCTCATTTCAGATTCTCCCCTGCATGCCAGCTGCTCCGGTTCCCCTGGGATTTCTCCTCTGCTACACCGGTATTTGCAGCACCTTTCAGTGCTCTGAGCCAGGTGGTTTGTGCAATATTCCCAGGCTGCTGCCACTGGACACCTGGCCCATGTCACTGGCAATTCCCACCTGAGCTCATCCCTCCAGCTTGTCCCACTGCCTTTGTCACCCTGTCCCACTCCCGAGTGCTCAGCCAGCTCTCAGGCCACCCGGGGACTTGACGAACTTACCCCGGGGAGCTCTATCCCTAATCCCCGTCCTTTGAGCAATGACCCCAGATGCCAGCGGAGAGACCGGGGAGTTTGCAGGAGGCGGAAGGGGACTGGGCTGCCTTCTGCCCCAGCTCCAGGGAAAGGCCAAATGGAGCTGGGGACGGGCTGTCCTCCCCTGGGACGCCGAGGGACGAAGGCAGGGGATGGCCCCTGCCCGAGAAGGCAGCAGGGAAGCACCACTCACAGCtggggaggatgaggatggcTGGGGAAGGTTCCGGAGGGGGAACGCTCACCAGCCCAGAAACCGCCAGGACGTGGGCAATTCCCGCAGCGTGGGGATCCCTGCGCAGGGGGGGCGGCCTGGGGACGgaacaggagggaaaagagacggagaagggaagggggggaccGGGGGGCGCAGGGACGGGAGGCGGCCCCGGAGGGTGAGGAGGGGCGGGCAGGccccgctgcctgcaggcaggcaggcaggcaggagaggcTCCCTTCTctgcggggggggcagggaatcccGGACCTGCCCCAGGAGAACATGGAGCAACGGGGGGGGGGTCGCAGGGCCCCGCGGGGGGCTGGAGGAGCCACGCGGGAcagcggggagctgggggggggtccaCGGGGGGGGTGGTAACGAGGGGCCCACagggacgcgggggggggggggagccaaaGGGGAGAGGGGGGGCTCTGGtgggacccccgggggggggggggcaggaagggacCCCCGGGGGGAAGCACGGGGAACAGCGAGAGGCCCGTGGGGGGTCCGCGCGGGGCCCatcgcggggcggggggaggtggggggcggcgcggggccccCGGGACTGCGGGCGGGGCGGCagccggcggccggcggggctgcgggccgGCGGCGGTCCTTACCTGCCCGGCGCCCCGCACCATCCCGGCTCGGCTCACACAAAGGCGCCGACCCGCCCTCCgtccgccccggccgccgccggagccgcctTCCGCCCGCCCGCGCGCGCGGCGGGGCCACAGCGCCCCCCCCGCGGCCCGGAGGGGAactgcgggcggggggggggacgggacacggcgACGGCgacggcaccggcaccggcggaCACGGGCACAGACACGGACAGACACGGACATGGGCACGGACACGGGCGGACACGAACACGGACATGGGCACGGGCATGGGCACGGGCGGACACACGGACACGGGCACAGACACGGACATGGGCACGGGCACAGACAGGGACACGGGTGGACACGGGCACGGGCATGGGCACAGGCGGACACGGACATGGGCACGGGCACAGACACGGACATGGGCACGGGCACAGACGCAGACACGGACATGGGCGGACACGGGCACGGGCATGGGCACGGGCACtaacacggacacggacacgggcATAGGCACTGACATGGGCATGGACACGGGCGGACACGGGCATGGGCACGGGCACAGGTGGACACGAACATGAGCACGGGCACGGATGGGCACGGACACGGGCATGGGTGGACACGGGCACGGACACGGACATGGGCACGGGCGGACACGGGCACGGGCACCTCTCGGTTTCGTGGGCaggtgtggggcaggggcaggtCGCTGCAGCCCAAGAGCACAcgggcccccgccccggccccgccgccccggccccggccccggccccgtggGCTGTCCCGGGCGTGCAGCGCCGAGCACGCCGGGTCGCAGCGCGGCGCAGCCAAGAGACAGAGACGGTCGGGGCGCGTGTCCCGCCGAGGCACGGGTGGATGTATACAGGTGTACGTAACCGGCCGGACGGTACAGGTACGGGTGCGTGTACGCGGGTGTTCGGAACGGCCCAGCtgccgccgggggcggggggcgcgtgCAGGGACACGCGTGCGTGGGTCGGAACGGCGGCAGCGCGGCCCCGGCGGCTCCCACCACGGCTccgcggcggcggagcccgggACGCCCTCCCCCGCCGGTACCGCCGTCCCCGGTGGCGGTGCCTCGCCCGCGGGGCACGGGGCACGGGGCACGGCCCAGGCCGGTCCccgtggcggggcgggggggccgcgggggcgcGCCCCGTCCAGCCCCGCCGGCTCGGCCCGCGGCTCACGCCGCCcgcggcggggccccgccggcCGTCGGGGGTCCCGGGGAGCACCGGTCGGACGGaccgccgctcccccgccccgccggccgcccgggCTCCGCCGCCCTCTTCCCCATGAGCCCCACGAAGAAGTCGTGCATGTCCCCTGCGGAGAGACCCGCCGTCAGCGCCGCGGGGCCCGGCTGCGgcgccgggaccgggaccgggaccaggACCGGGACCGGGCGGGACTTACGCTTCTGCGGAGCCGCGGGGGGACCTGGAAGAGACCGAAGCGGGTGagcggcgccggcggggcgggggtcggGTCGGGCCGGGCGGGACCGGACCGACCGACCCTCCGCAGCCCACCCTGCCCTCGCCCCCGCGCCCCCGGCCCTCACCGGCGTCCTCCTCCCGCAGCAGCTGCAGCACGGCGGCGTAggcggccccggggctgccgcgGGCTCTCCAGGGCAGCGGCTCCGGGCCGGGCATCCCCTGCGGGAAGCGAAGAGGGTGAGCGGGGAGGGGGGCTCTGGGGTTCCCGGGAGGTCCGCCCGCCGCTCCACCCCCCGCCCCGACGGCCCTACCTGtgcggggggcgcggggcccggcggggcggcgggggggcggcgggcgagggCGAGCGGCAGCGCCAGGACGAGCAGCGTCGCCAGCGCCGGGCGGCTCCTCatcctcgggggggggggggctgggggcagcggtcagcggcggagcggcggggccccggggccgccccgagCCAGCGCCCCCTCCGCGGGGCGGCCCGGGACGAGCCCGGGACCGGGCCAAGCGCTGGGGAGGGAAAGCAGCGACACGGGAGACGGGGGGGGCCCCACCCGTGTCTGTGGTCGGAGGAACCGCGCCGCTTCCCGGGGTCggtggggagtggggagggggcggTAAATTCCTCCCCCAGCTGCGGGCTGGCAGCACTCTGCCAGCGTcctgggcagggggggctgcagcccagggctgccttacaggggtgcggggggggcaCGCTATGGGGGATGCATCGCAGAGGTGCGGGGGGCCATGGCTCCACTGGGGGTCTGGGGGTCCCGTGCCACCGCTCGTGCCTGTGGTGCCATGTTTGCGCGGTCACACACCAGCCGGACCGTGCAAAGACACACACGAGAGCGAGCGCGGGCACACTGAGCTCACACAGGCAGGCTCGGACTCAGTCCTGCACCTTCACCCCTATTAGCACACACACGTGTCCCCTGACACACGCACTGGCACATGCACGCTTGCTGACAGTCAgatcccagtcccagacttgctTCCAGAGTCCCCCCCAAGCCCTCTCTGAATTCAAGCAGCATCTTCGCCTTGTCTCTCTTCCCGGCCCGTGCCCTCCCCAGTGCCTTCACCaactttcccctcctcccttctgccttCTCCCAGCCCGAACTGGGTGAGGATGGGATGTGGCAGCCCCCCAGGAACCCCAGGAAGCCCCCATGGCCCGGTGCCGCAGGGGCACAGACCTGCTGAGCCCTCAGGTGTCGCCCAGTGCAGAGCCGGGGGCAGAGCGACCCTCGCCGCTGGCGGCTGCAGAGCGGGAGACACGGCGAGGTGAGGTGGGCAGTGGCTGCAGGCTGCGACGATGGCTCTCCCAGCGCAGGCTCAGCCAGGAGGCGAAGTACCGGGGTGCTGGCTGCTGTGCGGAGTTAAATAAGGGGCTCTGCCCATGGCACGGCGTGGGTGGGCGAGAGGAGAGCCGCCaatgggggccgggggggtggtACCCCCACCCTGCAGCTTCACGCCCACGCAGGCACCGTGTCACCGACAGGCACCCGttacacacacagagtcacaCCGCGACACAAGCGCGCCCACGCAAGCACACCAGCTCCCCACTGCGCCGCAGCACCCCGTGGTAGGGGGCCAGCACACAGGCACCGTGCCCAcgcagcccccggcccctccTTGTGCTGCAGGCATGGGGGACACGCACACCCGAGCACGACGCAGCCGTTGGCACGTGTGGGGACACACGTGGTGGGAGCGGTCCTGTCTGCCACACTGGCACAGTTGCTGGCGCTTGCTCTGCAGCCGGGCTTTGGGAGGTCTCACACCACAGCACGGATCAGCCAGGCTCCCACCACACACACGCGATGCACACGTGTTCACCTGCACACACATAAAACTCCTCAACTGCACATGCAAGCACACATGTGCCCGTACACGCGCACACTCCCTCTGTACCGCACACCCTACctgtctcccccagccccactccggGGCTCCTGGCCTGCCCGGTCTGGTGCTGCCCACGGGGAGCCCTCCCGGCTCTGAtgggccccggcagccccaggTCCGGCCCTACATGCCCCTTTCCCCAGACCCCTCTGTGACCCAGATGGGGCCAGAACCACCAGCGCCAGccccccctggccccagcccaacTTGGCCTCCTGGGAGCCTGGGCTTGATCCTGCATCCTgatcccccccatccccagccacCCCAAGTGCCTCTGCGCCCTCGCCCCAGCCAGGAGGCTGGGGTGTGCAGAGATGGAAGATGGGGAGGAAAAGTCGGGGGGAACCGGAGGGACGCGAGGGAAGGGGGAGCATGCAGGCCAGCGAGCGAGAGCCGCCAACTTCAGCCTGAGCAACAGGCGGCTGCGCTGGCAGCTGCGGCAGCCCCACGGGAAGGCGGCCCGGCAGTGGCGGCTCACGTGGCAGCGCAGCCCGGGGCAGGGCAGCATCTGCAGTGCCGGGGACGTTAATTAAATCGGAGCCTGGCCAGAGACGGCCTAATTAATTAATAACACCTACTTGTGTGGTGCCAAGTGCGACGCAGCCGTGAAGAGCTGCGGCGCCCCGGGCTGCGGCAGGCTTGTTTATGGCTTTCGCCCCTCGCCATGCACGGGCAGGAAGGTCCCTGCGCTGGGACGTGACACAGCCCGCGGCGGGAAGCGGGGGGAGCCCTCGGAGCCGGGGCACGTCAATGCCGTCAAGTGCCCCCGCGCACACGCAC
This sequence is a window from Harpia harpyja isolate bHarHar1 chromosome 15, bHarHar1 primary haplotype, whole genome shotgun sequence. Protein-coding genes within it:
- the ZBTB39 gene encoding zinc finger and BTB domain-containing protein 39 — its product is MGMRIKLHSTNHPNNLLKELNKCRLSETMCDVTILVGTRSFAAHKAVLACAAGYFQNLFLNTGLDAARTYVVDFITPANFEKILSFVYTSELFTDLINVGVIYEVAERLGMEDLLKACHSTFPDLESSAITKQPSLSMSEGRSGPLSSTSSEQSHSLGEIRSGGEHFGPERNYILHGEVAGSYKEDDRNTVSEASQTLPLMHPQQPPKTEQESDQGQFAPAAGMATQPSLGGVNIVVQTTASSCQQYKVQSNGDYGKGGFFTADPSVDISTGSNSCPSNSDHSKEQGFGQMDELQLEDLGEDELHFEDASEELGPSEEVIELSDDSEEELAFENDSRDSKAMPCQVCKKVLEPNIQLIRQHARDHVDLLTGNCKVCETHFQDRNSRVTHVLSHIGIFLFSCDMCETKFFTQWQLTLHRREGVFDNNIIVHPSDPLPGKITMFGGGPGSELACAACGKPLAKDFHTVRNHILDHVNLKSQTCGVCDQRHLSLCSLMWHTLSHLGISVFSCSVCANSFVDRHLLEKHLAVHQNMEEALFRCHFCGQSFKLEAAYRYHVSQHKCGGSLDIRPSFRDRLQHQGLQKRKLPEEFLSEDLALQNQPGNSKYSCKVCGKRFAHTSEFNYHRRIHTGEKPYQCKVCHKFFRGRSTIKCHLRTHSGALMYRCTVCGHYSSTLNLMSKHIGVHKGSLPPDFTIEQTFMYIIHSKDAEKNTDS
- the TAC3 gene encoding tachykinin-3 isoform X2 codes for the protein MRSRPALATLLVLALPLALARRPPAAPPGPAPPAQGMPGPEPLPWRARGSPGAAYAAVLQLLREEDAGPPAAPQKRDMHDFFVGLMGKRAAEPGRPAGRGSGGPSDRCSPGPPTAGGAPPRAA
- the TAC3 gene encoding tachykinin-3 isoform X1, producing MRSRPALATLLVLALPLALARRPPAAPPGPAPPAQGMPGPEPLPWRARGSPGAAYAAVLQLLREEDAGPPAAPQKRKSRPVPVLVPVPVPAPQPGPAALTAGLSAGDMHDFFVGLMGKRAAEPGRPAGRGSGGPSDRCSPGPPTAGGAPPRAA